The following are encoded together in the Limanda limanda chromosome 12, fLimLim1.1, whole genome shotgun sequence genome:
- the ythdf2 gene encoding YTH domain-containing family protein 2 → MNHLDPIQRPKGQTNKVQNGAVTQKDTLNDDEFEPYLNTQARQSNAYTAMSDSYMPSYYSPSIGFSYSLNEAAWSTGGDPPMPYLASYGQLSNGEPHYLPDAMFGQPGPLGSNPFLGQHGFNFFPSGIDFSAWGNNSSQGQSATPQSSGYSSSYAYAPSSLGGAMIDGPSPFAPAANEPLNKAPGMNSLDQGMAGLKINSVAPGGNGDMTPKVVGSGLPGGGPLGPVSSVGPPSMPPVSIAPAKPASWADIASKPAKPQPKLKTKGGMAGANLPPPPIKHNMDIGTWDNKGTMPKAAAPQQVPPVPSNGQPPNQASPQPGATAAGNPHMPLSNGQLVAPVSQMGQHQLPPTGQPGMASMPQPPLSQGPPPSQQQQPSQPTRWVPPRNRANGFGDAGGNGTGQSPPSSSGVGVVPGIPSEPHPVLEKLRMVNSYNPKDFDWNPKQGRVFIIKSYSEDDIHRSIKYNIWCSTEHGNKRLDTAYRSLGAKGPLFLLFSVNGSGHFCGVAEMRSPVDYNTSAGVWSQDKWKGRFDVRWIFVKDVPNSQLRHIRLENNENKPVTNSRDTQEVPLDKARQVLKIIAGYKHTTSIFDDFSHYEKRQEEEECVKKVEVQGNEPYPSNPSNRTHYRIQERQGRVK, encoded by the exons ATGAATCACCTGGACCCAATCCAGAGACCGAAAGGCCAAACGAATAAAG tgcAAAACGGAGCTGTGACACAAAAGGATACTTTGAATGACGATGAGTTTGAGCCTTACCTGAATACTCAGGCCAGACAG AGCAATGCCTATACGGCCATGTCGGACTCGTACATGCCCAGCTACTACAGCCCCTCCATAGGATTTTCCTACTCTCTAAACGAGGCAGCATGGTCCACAGGTGGGGACCCTCCTATGCCTTACCTGGCCTCCTATGGACAGCTGAGCAATGGGGAGCCCCACTACCTCCCGGACGCTATGTTTGGCCAGCCAGGCCCCCTGGGGAGCAACCCTTTCCTTGGTCAGCACGGTTTCAACTTCTTCCCCAGTGGTATCGACTTCTCGGCTTGGGGCAATAACAGCTCTCAGGGACAGTCGGCAACACCGCAGAGCTCTGGCTACAGCAGCAGCTATGCCTACGCTCCCAGCTCCCTTGGGGGGGCCATGATTGATGGGCCGTCCCCGTTTGCACCCGCCGCCAACGAGCCTCTCAACAAGGCACCTGGTATGAACAGCCTTGACCAGGGCATGGCGGGGCTCAAGATCAACAGTGTTGCTCCTGGTGGTAACGGGGACATGACTCCTAAGGTGGTTGGCTCTGGCTTGCCTGGTGGGGGACCCCTTGGCCCTGTGTCATCTGTGGGACCTCCCAGCATGCCTCCTGTCTCAATTGCCCCTGCCAAGCCCGCTTCCTGGGCCGATATTGCCAGCAAGCCAGCCAAGCCTCAACCCAAGCTGAAAACCAAGGGTGGTATGGCTGGTGCCAATTTGCCTCCTCCGCCCATTAAACACAACATGGACATTGGCACTTGGGACAACAAGGGTACCATGCCTAAAGCTGCCGCCCCTCAGCAGGTGCCCCCTGTTCCCAGCAACGGGCAGCCGCCAAATCAGGCTTCCCCGCAGCCCGGAGCTACTGCTGCAGGGAACCCACACATGCCCCTGAGCAATGGACAGCTGGTAGCACCTGTTTCCCAGATGGGGCAGCATCAGCTTCCACCCACTGGGCAGCCAGGTATGGCCTCAATGCCCCAGCCTCCCCTCTCCCAGGGTCCTCCTCCAAGCCAACAGCAGCAACCATCTCAGCCCACCCGTTGGGTCCCTCCACGGAACAGGGCCAATGGTTTTGGGGATGCCGGTGGGAATGGAACAGGCCAGTCGCCTCCCAGCTCTTCTGGGGTGGGTGTTGTTCCTGGGATTCCCTCTGAGCCTCACCCGGTCCTAGAGAAGTTGCGTATGGTCAACAGTTATAACCCCAAGGACTTTGACTGGAACCCCAAACAGGGCCGGGTGTTTATCATCAAGAGCTACTCCGAGGATGACATCCACCGCTCCATCAAGTACAACATCTGGTGCAGCACGGAGCATGGCAACAAGAGGCTCGACACGGCCTACCGCTCGTTGGGGGCCAAGGGGccactttttcttcttttcagtgTCAATGGGAGCGGTCACTTCTGTGGTGTAGCAGAGATGCGCTCACCCGTGGACTACAACACGTCTGCTGGCGTGTGGTCACAGGACAAGTGGAAGGGTCGTTTCGATGTGCGCTGGATCTTTGTTAAGGACGTTCCCAACAGTCAGCTGAGGCACATTCGACTGGAGAACAACGAAAACAAGCCAGTGACCAACTCTCGGGACACACAGGAGGTACCACTGGACAAGGCCAGGCAGGTGCTAAAGATCATCGCTGGATATAAACACACCACTTCCATCTTCGATGACTTTTCTCACTACGAGAAGcgtcaggaggaggaagagtgtgtgAAAAAG GTGGAGGTCCAAGGCAACGAGCCATATCCCAGCAACCCAAGCAACAGGACTCATTACAGGATTCAG gagCGCCAAGGACGAGtcaagtaa
- the vgll2b gene encoding transcription cofactor vestigial-like protein 2b has protein sequence MSCLDLMYPAYGHYAPYASTAPAFFNSLQAPTGLNSTPPHCRDFMDTPRGPEGMSGGPGNAGSASSSSSSSSTSSSYTPAASRPEEGSKEKQEGPEAEYLTSRCVLFTYYQGDISSVVDEHFSRALSSYMDGEGKRRGPEQQGTDTPSPSSRRSFPPSFWDSNYSSPQSRSHCETGAPSYSMDPYASGLHPGLHPHAHPHPHAHPHSHPHPAESWGYSQAQAYGPPRPLHELYSPAALEPHYGPLLMPTVRPPHLPALPSHYEVGKLEPAATWPSLLPPGDVSQTLALNMDAGLQQHKKGKELYWF, from the exons ATGAGCTGTTTGGATCTTATGTACCCAGCCTATGGACATTACGCACCGTACGCATCGACTGCTCCTGCCTTTTTCAACAGCTTACAG GCACCCACAGGTCTGAACAGCACTCCTCCTCACTGCCGGGACTTTATGGACACTCCCAGGGGTCCCGAGGGGATGTCTGGGGGCCCAGGCAACGCAGGatcagcttcctcctcatcttcgtCCAGCTCTACTTCATCCTCCTACACGCCGGCGGCTTCAAGGCCAGAGGAGGGGAgcaaggagaagcaggagggcCCCGAGGCAGAGTACCTGACGTCCCGCTGCGTCCTCTTCACCTACTACCAGGGAGACATCAGCAGCGTGGTGGACGAACACTTCTCCAGGGCCCTGAGCTCCTACATGGATGGCGAGGGCAAGCGGAGGGGCCCAGAGCAACAGGGCACAG ATACCCCTTCACCCAGCAGCCGACGAAGCTTCCCCCCATCCTTCTGGGACAGTAACTACTCCTCGCCACAGAGCCGCTCCCACTGTGAGACGGGAGCACCCTCGTATTCCATGGACCCGTACGCATCAGGGTTACACCCGGGCCTGCATCCGCACGCTCATCCTCACCCGCACGCTCACCCTCACTCCCATCCTCACCCGGCAGAGAGCTGGGGTTACTCCCAAGCGCAGGCCTACGGGCCACCGAGGCCTCTCCACGAACTTTATTCACCGGCGGCTTTGGAGCCTCACTACGGGCCCCTGCTGATGCCCACGGTGAGGCCACCTCACCTCCCGGCCTTGCCGAGCCACTATGAAGTGGGCAAGCTGGAGCCTGCCGCCACCTGGCCGAGCCTGCTTCCCCCGGGAGACGTCAGCCAGACGCTGGCACTCAACATGGACGCAG gcctccagcagcacaagaaagGCAAGGAGCTGTACTGGTTCTAA